In the genome of Treponema pedis, one region contains:
- a CDS encoding selenium metabolism-associated LysR family transcriptional regulator, which produces MEFKHLEIFTELVENLSFSTTAANLNISQPTVSLVIRNLEKELNTPLFIRTTRELKITEAGTNLYSQAKELLAQRKKVVDQFIYPPKKIITIGASTIPAGYIIPSTVKKFKEKNPDILVRIEEKNSLETIKKVSSNLVDVGIVGMKTGDENCEFKPIYKDEFVFITANTPYYQKLQKTKPSLKRLAEEPFIIRECGSAVKQNMELILKNENIDIESLNITASINDTEVIKQLAAQGLGTSFISKIAVEDMVKNKKLLAFELENIPHKYRNIYLVWNKKITRSSYLQDFLDCVLKD; this is translated from the coding sequence ATGGAATTTAAGCATTTGGAAATTTTCACGGAACTTGTAGAAAATCTCAGTTTTTCCACCACGGCGGCAAATTTAAATATATCGCAGCCTACGGTAAGTTTAGTTATACGCAATTTGGAAAAAGAATTAAATACCCCCTTGTTTATACGTACTACAAGAGAACTTAAAATTACCGAGGCCGGAACGAATCTTTACAGTCAGGCAAAAGAGCTGTTGGCGCAAAGAAAAAAGGTTGTCGATCAGTTTATTTATCCGCCGAAAAAAATAATAACTATAGGCGCTTCGACAATCCCTGCAGGTTATATAATCCCGTCCACGGTTAAAAAATTCAAAGAAAAAAATCCCGACATTCTTGTACGCATTGAAGAAAAAAACAGCTTGGAAACGATTAAAAAAGTTTCTTCCAACTTAGTCGATGTGGGAATTGTCGGAATGAAAACGGGCGATGAAAATTGCGAGTTTAAACCGATATATAAAGATGAATTTGTATTTATAACCGCAAATACTCCTTATTATCAAAAACTGCAAAAGACCAAACCTTCACTTAAGCGACTTGCGGAAGAACCGTTTATTATACGGGAATGCGGCTCAGCCGTAAAACAAAATATGGAATTGATTTTAAAAAACGAAAATATAGACATTGAGTCTTTAAATATAACGGCTTCAATCAACGATACGGAAGTAATAAAACAATTAGCCGCTCAAGGGCTCGGCACCTCGTTTATTTCAAAAATTGCCGTTGAAGATATGGTAAAAAATAAAAAACTTTTGGCATTTGAGCTGGAAAATATTCCGCATAAATACCGAAATATTTATTTGGTATGGAACAAAAAAATTACACGTTCAAGTTATTTGCAGGATTTTTTAGACTGCGTTTTAAAGGATTAA
- the sufD gene encoding Fe-S cluster assembly protein SufD — protein MNKTYFKRLDYTKEDIPAKEFTNLVFSGKGNNIEYMPIENFLASASPDEVKKIFDFTKSVREKNCGLGEIYIQEVKDKRNSGVYIKVKKAKTEEETANLFVNFNMDEKNNVLYDQSFIHIEEGSKAKIFLYYDVAGYDCSRAELFRNGLLSIIAEKDSVVELIKVQNLSHCGINFETVKLYALEHAEVRFYDIQLGGKINGSSTSTYMPEQWADVQIFPLYFADKNRKIDLEQNFIINGKNSSGSISARGALKNTAHKMFRGNIFLNKGCSHSSAKFSDNTIMLDKTTVGATIPTIFCDEDDVIGEHAASFEAVNRDKLYYLMTRGFDELSAKKLIIEAAFKPVFGMIDDEEIKERLLNEFRVNLDEITE, from the coding sequence ATGAACAAAACTTATTTTAAAAGATTGGATTATACAAAAGAGGATATTCCAGCTAAAGAGTTTACAAATCTTGTGTTTAGCGGAAAAGGAAATAATATAGAGTATATGCCGATAGAGAATTTTTTGGCTTCCGCAAGTCCCGATGAGGTAAAAAAGATTTTTGATTTTACAAAATCGGTGCGGGAAAAAAATTGCGGCTTGGGTGAGATTTATATTCAGGAAGTAAAAGATAAACGGAATTCCGGTGTTTATATAAAAGTAAAAAAAGCAAAAACGGAAGAGGAAACCGCCAATTTATTTGTAAATTTTAATATGGATGAAAAAAATAATGTTTTATACGACCAAAGTTTTATTCATATTGAGGAAGGCTCCAAGGCAAAAATTTTTTTGTATTATGATGTTGCGGGATACGATTGCAGCAGGGCGGAACTTTTTAGAAACGGACTTTTAAGTATTATTGCGGAAAAAGATTCCGTTGTTGAATTGATAAAGGTTCAAAATCTTTCGCATTGCGGAATTAACTTTGAAACCGTAAAGCTCTATGCTCTTGAACATGCCGAAGTGCGCTTTTATGATATTCAGCTTGGAGGCAAAATAAACGGTTCTTCAACTTCAACTTATATGCCTGAGCAATGGGCGGACGTTCAAATTTTTCCTCTTTATTTTGCCGATAAAAACCGTAAAATCGACCTTGAACAAAACTTTATAATTAACGGAAAAAATTCTTCCGGAAGTATTTCCGCCCGCGGCGCCTTAAAAAACACCGCACATAAGATGTTTCGCGGAAATATTTTTTTAAATAAGGGTTGCAGCCATTCTTCCGCAAAATTTTCCGATAATACTATTATGCTGGATAAGACGACGGTAGGAGCCACTATTCCAACTATTTTTTGCGATGAAGATGACGTTATAGGGGAGCATGCTGCAAGTTTTGAAGCGGTAAACCGTGATAAATTATACTATTTGATGACACGCGGTTTTGACGAATTAAGCGCTAAAAAACTGATTATAGAAGCTGCTTTTAAACCGGTATTCGGTATGATAGACGATGAAGAAATTAAAGAAAGACTTTTAAACGAGTTCAGAGTTAATTTGGACGAAATTACCGAGTAG
- the sufC gene encoding Fe-S cluster assembly ATPase SufC gives MKLLDIQNLQMSVGEKTILKDLNLSINKGEVHVVMGPNGAGKSTLAAAIVGNPKFNIDCGNIFFENENINEVPVFERARKGIFLSFQIPEEVPGLKIEEFLRASKEAVTGEKIPMLKFHKELTEKMKELKINSSYANRSLNVGFSGGEKKKNEILQLAILNPKLAILDETDSGLDIDATKVVFEGVSKFRTPDMGILIITHHNKVLEYIKPDFVHVLVDGTIVKTGGFELVEYIEKHGYENIKENL, from the coding sequence ATGAAATTATTAGATATACAAAACCTTCAAATGTCGGTCGGAGAAAAAACCATTCTTAAAGACCTCAATTTGAGTATAAACAAGGGTGAGGTTCATGTCGTTATGGGCCCGAACGGTGCCGGTAAGTCAACTTTAGCCGCTGCGATTGTCGGAAATCCCAAATTTAATATAGATTGCGGGAATATTTTTTTTGAAAATGAAAATATAAATGAAGTTCCCGTTTTTGAGAGAGCAAGAAAGGGGATTTTTCTTTCATTTCAAATACCCGAAGAGGTTCCGGGTTTAAAAATTGAAGAATTTTTACGTGCTTCAAAGGAGGCCGTTACCGGTGAAAAAATTCCTATGCTTAAATTTCATAAAGAGCTTACTGAAAAAATGAAAGAGCTTAAGATAAATTCTTCTTATGCAAACCGAAGTTTAAATGTAGGTTTTTCAGGCGGCGAAAAAAAGAAAAATGAAATTCTTCAGCTTGCAATTTTAAATCCGAAGTTGGCAATTCTTGATGAAACGGATTCGGGCCTTGATATTGACGCTACAAAGGTAGTATTTGAAGGAGTTTCAAAATTCCGAACACCCGATATGGGCATTTTAATTATTACTCACCATAATAAAGTTTTGGAATATATAAAACCGGATTTTGTTCATGTACTTGTAGACGGAACAATTGTCAAAACAGGCGGATTTGAGCTTGTCGAGTATATCGAAAAGCACGGCTACGAAAATATAAAAGAGAATTTATGA
- a CDS encoding AAA family ATPase, whose protein sequence is MNNSDLFELSSLNGNNREPLASRMRPVSLDEFIGQEHIVGEGKLLRRAIQADRLSSIILFGPPGTGKTTLARIIANTTKSNFLSLNAVLAGVQQIRDAVLNAENHKKLYDKRTILFVDEVHRWNRSQQDALLPWVENGTIILIGATTENPFFEVNKALVSRSRVFQLNALTEEDLKKTALAAVTNKERGYGKWKIEFEQNALEHLVSTAAGDARSLLNALELAVETTLEDWPPPEGETVKISLQAAEESIQKRVVLYDRDGDYHYDIISAFIKSIRGSDPDAAVYWLARMIAAGEDPHFIFRRMLISACEDIGLASPGAVSVVAGAADAFDRVGMPEGRYHLAHAALYLATCPKSNSAEAFFKALSFVEKEDAEVPEHLKDASRDGKALGHGEGYLYPHNYSGHWVPQQYLPDNLDGTVFYEPSDQGYEGKIKDEILRKRNRRK, encoded by the coding sequence GTGAATAATTCGGATTTATTTGAATTAAGTTCTTTAAACGGTAACAATCGGGAACCCCTTGCTTCCCGTATGCGCCCTGTAAGTCTTGACGAATTTATAGGGCAGGAGCATATTGTAGGCGAGGGAAAACTTTTAAGACGGGCCATACAGGCCGATAGACTTTCTTCTATAATTTTATTCGGCCCTCCGGGTACCGGGAAAACCACACTTGCCCGCATTATAGCCAACACAACAAAAAGCAATTTTTTAAGTTTAAATGCGGTTCTCGCAGGCGTTCAACAAATACGAGATGCCGTTTTAAATGCCGAAAATCATAAAAAGCTGTACGATAAGCGTACTATCCTGTTTGTAGATGAGGTACACCGCTGGAACCGCTCGCAGCAGGACGCCCTCTTGCCTTGGGTAGAAAACGGTACAATTATTTTAATAGGCGCTACTACCGAAAACCCTTTTTTTGAAGTAAATAAGGCTCTGGTAAGCAGAAGCCGCGTTTTTCAGCTTAACGCTTTAACCGAAGAAGATTTAAAAAAAACGGCTTTAGCCGCCGTTACAAATAAAGAGCGCGGCTACGGTAAATGGAAAATAGAATTTGAACAAAATGCTTTGGAGCACTTAGTTTCTACGGCGGCGGGAGATGCAAGAAGTTTATTAAACGCTTTGGAACTTGCAGTTGAAACCACCCTTGAGGATTGGCCTCCTCCTGAAGGAGAAACCGTAAAAATTTCCTTACAAGCTGCCGAAGAAAGCATACAAAAGCGCGTTGTTTTATACGACAGGGACGGGGACTATCATTACGATATAATAAGCGCCTTTATAAAATCCATACGCGGAAGCGACCCCGATGCCGCCGTTTATTGGCTTGCAAGAATGATTGCCGCAGGCGAAGACCCGCACTTTATTTTTAGAAGAATGCTTATTTCGGCCTGTGAAGATATAGGCCTTGCTTCTCCCGGAGCGGTCAGCGTAGTTGCGGGGGCTGCGGACGCCTTTGACAGGGTAGGAATGCCTGAAGGCAGGTATCACTTAGCTCATGCCGCTCTTTATTTGGCAACTTGCCCCAAGTCGAACAGTGCCGAAGCCTTTTTTAAAGCTCTTTCTTTTGTGGAAAAAGAAGATGCGGAAGTTCCGGAGCATTTAAAAGATGCAAGCCGCGACGGTAAGGCCTTAGGCCACGGTGAAGGCTATTTATATCCCCATAATTATAGCGGACATTGGGTTCCGCAACAATATCTTCCCGATAATCTTGACGGAACCGTTTTCTATGAGCCGAGTGACCAGGGTTATGAAGGAAAGATAAAAGACGAAATTTTGCGAAAAAGGAACAGGCGTAAATAA
- the sufB gene encoding Fe-S cluster assembly protein SufB gives MQTLNEKKQTAEAKNGNGEASSLFQNRKRTFVSDIERGVYDIKDDIRYNYSTGLGLNEEVVKKISERKKEPDWMLDLRLKSLKHFKERPMPGWGADISDLDIQEIIHYIVSDEKPLAESWDDVPEEIRKTFDRLGIPEAERTSLAGVGAQYDSEVVYHSLKAELEKQGVVYLDMETAVHKYEDIVKKHFMQLIKPNDHKFAALHGAVWSGGSFVYVPKGVRVELPLQSYFRLNAQQSGQFEHTLIIVEEGAYLHFIEGCSAPKYYKNALHAGAVELYVGKKATLRYSTIENWSRNLYNLNTKRAIVEEDGAIEWVSGSFGSRVTMLYPMSILKGDRSRSEFTGVTFASEGQCLDTGTKTVHIGKNTVSEMRSRSIAKNGGEANYRGLLKINASASGSKAVAECESLMLDDMSRSDTIPIIESHTDDVDIGHEAKIGRISESMVFYLMQRGLDEAAAKSLIIKGFVEPISKELPLEYAVELNNLITIELEGTIG, from the coding sequence ATGCAAACTTTAAATGAAAAAAAACAAACGGCCGAAGCAAAGAACGGAAACGGAGAAGCGTCGAGTCTTTTTCAAAATAGAAAAAGAACCTTTGTTTCCGATATTGAGCGCGGCGTTTATGACATAAAAGATGATATACGGTATAATTATTCTACCGGGTTGGGTTTAAACGAAGAAGTCGTAAAAAAAATTTCCGAGCGTAAAAAAGAGCCGGATTGGATGCTTGATTTACGATTAAAATCTCTTAAACATTTTAAGGAACGGCCTATGCCCGGTTGGGGAGCGGATATTTCCGATTTGGATATTCAGGAAATTATTCACTACATAGTTTCCGATGAAAAACCTCTTGCCGAAAGTTGGGACGACGTTCCTGAAGAAATAAGAAAAACCTTCGACAGACTGGGGATTCCTGAAGCGGAGCGTACCTCGCTTGCGGGAGTCGGAGCTCAATACGATTCGGAAGTTGTATATCACAGCTTAAAAGCGGAGCTTGAAAAACAGGGCGTAGTTTACCTTGATATGGAAACCGCCGTACATAAATATGAAGATATTGTAAAAAAACATTTTATGCAGCTTATAAAACCTAACGACCATAAATTTGCGGCTTTGCACGGAGCGGTTTGGTCAGGCGGTTCCTTTGTGTATGTACCGAAGGGAGTTAGGGTAGAGCTTCCGCTTCAATCTTATTTCAGATTAAATGCACAGCAGTCCGGGCAGTTTGAACATACTCTTATTATAGTGGAAGAAGGAGCATATCTTCATTTTATCGAAGGCTGCAGCGCTCCGAAATATTATAAAAATGCCCTTCATGCTGGAGCTGTTGAGCTGTATGTAGGTAAAAAGGCGACGCTCAGGTATTCTACAATCGAAAACTGGTCGCGCAATTTATATAATTTAAATACAAAACGGGCGATAGTTGAAGAAGACGGCGCAATAGAATGGGTTTCAGGTTCCTTCGGTTCCCGAGTTACAATGCTTTATCCTATGAGTATTTTAAAAGGAGACCGTTCGCGCTCCGAATTTACAGGGGTAACCTTTGCTTCGGAAGGGCAGTGTCTCGATACGGGAACGAAAACGGTTCACATAGGGAAAAACACGGTTTCGGAAATGCGGTCCCGCTCCATAGCAAAAAACGGGGGGGAAGCAAATTATCGAGGCCTTTTAAAAATTAACGCTTCCGCCTCAGGCTCAAAGGCCGTTGCGGAGTGTGAATCCCTAATGCTTGATGACATGTCGCGCTCCGATACAATCCCGATTATCGAATCGCATACCGATGATGTCGATATAGGCCATGAGGCTAAAATCGGGCGGATAAGCGAAAGTATGGTTTTTTATTTAATGCAGCGCGGGCTTGATGAAGCGGCCGCAAAGTCGCTTATTATAAAGGGCTTTGTAGAACCTATTTCAAAAGAACTTCCGCTGGAATATGCGGTGGAGTTAAACAATTTGATTACAATCGAATTGGAAGGAACTATAGGGTAG
- the leuS gene encoding leucine--tRNA ligase, with product MSSYPFSTIEPKWQKYWEENKTFKTTEDKNFPKERRAYILDMFPYPSGEGLHVGHPEGYSATDIYSRFLRMNGYNVLHPMGFDSFGLPAENYAIKTGTHPRLTTDKNIENFKRQIKSLGLSYDWERELSTSEEDYYKWTQWIFLQLYKKGLAYEKEAPINWCPSCLTGLANEEVKEGHCDRCGSQVERKNLRQWILKITEYADKLLEGLENLDWPDSIKQMQRNWIGKSYGAEIDFELAASSGGNGGKKIKVYTTRPDTLFGATYMVLAPEHQLVSEITDTEHKAAVEQYISQSAKKSDLERTDLAKTKTGVFTGAYAINPLTGKNIPIWISDYILISYGTGAIMAVPAHDERDFEFASKFGLEKIQVVASEEEWKNKGKEGDYSSIPENCTSGDGYSVNSGEFTGLTTEEAKSKITELLEKKGIGKKAVNYKLRDWIFSRQRYWGEPIPLVHCPHCGVVPVNEKDLPVTLPEVKSYTPAGTGESPLAAIDSWVNTKCPKCGAAAKRETNTMPQWAGSCWYYLRYIDPDNEKEFANKEKCDYWMPVNLYIGGAEHAVLHLLYARFWHKVLYDLGLVSTEEPFKKLVNQGLITASAYMRKNKTLVPVDRVKKISETEFEEIATGEKLEQVIAKMSKSLKNVITPDEIIKEYGADSCRLYEMFLGPLEVSKPWNTNGIIGVFRFLERVWNLSEREIYDTPVNDTSTEETKALTILLNKTIKKVTEDTASLNFNTAISQMMIFVNEVSKYKKIPRYVWYNFVKLLSPYAPHLGEELWQKLDNKESIAYSHWPMYVEKFCIDQTCTVVVQVNGKVRGKFEAEKGTSKEELEKTALLNEGAVRHIADKPVRKVIVVPDKLVNIVI from the coding sequence ATGTCGTCATATCCATTCAGCACAATAGAACCGAAATGGCAAAAATATTGGGAAGAAAATAAAACATTTAAGACAACGGAAGATAAGAATTTTCCGAAAGAAAGAAGGGCTTATATTTTGGATATGTTCCCCTACCCTTCAGGCGAAGGTCTTCATGTAGGACACCCCGAAGGATATTCGGCTACGGATATTTACAGCCGTTTTTTACGCATGAACGGATACAATGTTTTACACCCAATGGGCTTTGATTCCTTCGGACTTCCTGCCGAAAATTATGCAATTAAAACAGGTACTCATCCCCGTCTTACAACCGATAAAAATATCGAAAATTTTAAAAGACAGATAAAATCGCTCGGGCTTTCTTACGATTGGGAAAGGGAGCTTTCTACAAGCGAAGAAGATTACTATAAATGGACTCAATGGATTTTTTTACAGCTTTATAAAAAAGGGCTTGCTTACGAAAAAGAGGCTCCCATTAACTGGTGCCCTTCCTGTTTAACCGGTCTTGCAAATGAAGAAGTAAAAGAAGGTCATTGCGACAGATGCGGCTCTCAAGTTGAACGCAAAAATTTACGCCAATGGATTTTAAAAATTACGGAATATGCGGATAAACTCCTGGAAGGCTTAGAAAATTTGGATTGGCCCGATTCGATTAAGCAAATGCAGCGGAATTGGATAGGTAAAAGTTACGGAGCCGAAATAGATTTTGAACTTGCAGCCTCTTCAGGCGGAAACGGCGGAAAAAAAATAAAAGTATACACTACCCGCCCCGATACCCTTTTCGGTGCGACCTATATGGTTCTTGCTCCGGAACATCAGCTTGTAAGCGAAATTACGGACACGGAGCACAAAGCCGCCGTTGAACAATACATAAGTCAATCCGCAAAAAAAAGCGACCTTGAACGTACGGATTTGGCAAAAACCAAAACGGGTGTTTTTACCGGAGCTTATGCAATAAATCCTCTTACAGGTAAAAACATTCCTATTTGGATTTCGGATTATATCTTAATTTCATACGGAACCGGGGCTATTATGGCAGTACCCGCTCACGATGAACGCGACTTCGAATTTGCTTCAAAATTCGGTTTGGAAAAAATTCAAGTCGTAGCTTCCGAAGAAGAATGGAAAAACAAGGGAAAAGAAGGTGACTATTCTTCAATACCCGAAAACTGCACAAGCGGAGACGGGTATTCGGTTAACTCGGGAGAATTTACAGGATTAACGACGGAAGAAGCGAAATCTAAAATTACCGAACTTCTTGAAAAAAAGGGAATCGGGAAAAAAGCGGTTAATTATAAACTGCGGGATTGGATTTTCAGCCGCCAAAGGTATTGGGGAGAACCCATTCCTCTGGTACATTGTCCTCATTGCGGTGTCGTACCTGTAAATGAAAAAGATTTACCCGTTACTCTGCCGGAAGTTAAAAGCTATACGCCTGCCGGCACCGGAGAAAGCCCCTTAGCGGCTATAGACTCGTGGGTAAATACAAAATGCCCCAAATGCGGAGCCGCTGCAAAGCGTGAAACAAATACAATGCCTCAATGGGCAGGCTCTTGCTGGTATTATTTACGCTACATCGACCCCGATAACGAAAAAGAATTTGCAAATAAAGAAAAATGCGATTATTGGATGCCGGTTAATCTTTATATAGGAGGGGCCGAACATGCCGTTTTGCATTTATTGTATGCCCGCTTTTGGCATAAGGTTTTATACGATTTAGGGCTTGTTTCTACGGAAGAGCCTTTTAAAAAACTCGTTAACCAAGGGCTTATAACAGCGTCCGCTTATATGCGAAAAAATAAAACCCTTGTTCCTGTAGACCGGGTAAAAAAAATTTCCGAAACCGAATTTGAAGAAATTGCCACAGGGGAAAAACTTGAACAAGTTATAGCCAAGATGTCAAAGAGTTTAAAAAACGTTATTACCCCCGATGAAATAATAAAAGAATACGGAGCCGATTCCTGCCGTCTTTATGAAATGTTTTTAGGCCCATTGGAAGTTTCAAAACCGTGGAATACAAACGGAATAATCGGAGTATTCAGATTTTTAGAAAGGGTATGGAATTTATCCGAAAGGGAAATTTATGATACCCCCGTAAACGACACTTCCACGGAAGAAACTAAGGCTCTTACGATTCTTTTAAATAAAACAATTAAAAAGGTAACGGAAGATACGGCAAGTTTAAATTTTAATACGGCAATAAGCCAAATGATGATTTTTGTAAACGAAGTTTCAAAATATAAAAAAATTCCGCGCTACGTATGGTATAATTTTGTAAAACTTTTAAGCCCCTATGCACCTCATTTAGGTGAAGAGCTGTGGCAAAAACTGGATAACAAAGAATCTATTGCCTATTCTCATTGGCCTATGTATGTTGAAAAATTTTGTATTGACCAAACCTGTACGGTTGTAGTTCAAGTAAACGGAAAGGTTCGCGGTAAATTCGAAGCCGAAAAAGGCACTTCTAAAGAAGAACTTGAAAAAACCGCTCTTTTAAATGAAGGTGCCGTAAGGCATATTGCAGATAAGCCTGTAAGAAAGGTTATCGTTGTTCCCGATAAACTTGTAAATATTGTCATATAA
- a CDS encoding ABC transporter ATP-binding protein, producing the protein MLEIRNVSKSYGNSKTKAVDNISVTAKAGEIFGFLGPNGAGKTTTIKMITGVLNANAGSIIVDGINIAENSIEAKKRIGYVTDNPELFSQLKAAEFLNFIGDVYGVSSEIRRERVERYTELFGIKNVLNGSIGSFSHGMKQKLLVTASLIPDPAVWVLDEPMVGLDPKSAFQLKEIMRERANSGKVVFFSTHVMEVAEKLCDRLAIINAGKIVFEGSLNELREKRGENGSLEKLFLELVDTESDVFKTEGSQAADLKTE; encoded by the coding sequence ATGCTGGAAATAAGGAATGTTTCAAAATCTTACGGGAATTCTAAAACCAAGGCGGTTGATAATATTTCCGTAACCGCTAAGGCGGGAGAAATCTTCGGCTTTTTGGGGCCTAACGGAGCAGGTAAAACTACCACAATTAAAATGATTACCGGTGTTTTAAATGCCAATGCGGGTTCCATTATCGTAGACGGAATAAATATTGCAGAGAATTCTATTGAAGCAAAGAAAAGAATAGGCTATGTAACTGATAATCCGGAGCTGTTTTCTCAATTAAAAGCGGCGGAGTTTTTGAATTTTATAGGGGACGTTTACGGCGTTTCTTCAGAAATAAGACGTGAAAGAGTAGAAAGATATACGGAGCTTTTCGGCATTAAAAATGTTTTAAACGGAAGTATAGGAAGTTTTTCTCACGGAATGAAGCAAAAACTTTTAGTTACCGCAAGCCTTATTCCGGACCCTGCCGTATGGGTTTTAGACGAGCCTATGGTAGGTCTGGACCCCAAGTCCGCATTTCAATTGAAGGAAATTATGCGTGAGCGGGCAAATAGCGGTAAGGTTGTTTTCTTTTCAACGCATGTTATGGAAGTGGCGGAAAAACTTTGCGATAGGCTTGCAATTATAAATGCAGGTAAAATTGTGTTTGAAGGCTCTCTTAACGAGCTGCGTGAAAAACGCGGCGAAAACGGTTCTTTAGAGAAATTGTTTTTGGAGCTTGTCGATACGGAATCGGATGTTTTTAAAACGGAAGGTTCTCAAGCCGCGGATTTAAAAACCGAATAG